A single region of the Lycium barbarum isolate Lr01 chromosome 2, ASM1917538v2, whole genome shotgun sequence genome encodes:
- the LOC132628901 gene encoding probable indole-3-pyruvate monooxygenase YUCCA11, whose amino-acid sequence MKQETVVLIVGAGPAGIATSACLNLKNVPNIVLERDDSFASSWRKSYDRLKLHLASQFCELPYMSFPPNSPTFMSKNSFLEYLGSYVSHFNVNPLYKRAVEFAFFDKVDCKWHVKAMNIEKNVVENYVARYLVVATGENSEGFVPKIEGLDGFGGKIMHSCEYRNGKSFEDKDVLVVGCGNSGMEIAYDLSNWGARTSIVVRSAVHVLTKEMVQMGMFLLKYIPCSIVDQMVMMLSKLTHGDLSVFGLDRPNNGPFYLKKTTGRSPVIDVGTVDKIKQEEIKILPSIKKIKGNYVKFTDDKRQRFDALVFATGYKSTVTKWLKDDGVLFNESGKPKKRSPCHWKAEKGIYCVGFAGAGLFGISTKNIAEDIRGVFRDSKGEWIAGFSGNAHASSPLHTELVALYERLQMANSRKFFPLEIETDSTEVIECLANGRDTHSATIYRFVNLLVVLLDNINSTTVVRKEVDARYCNI is encoded by the exons GTCTAAATCTCAAAAATGTACCAAATATAGTTTTAGAAAGAGATGATTCTTTTGCTTCTTCATGGAGAAAGTCTTATGATAGGTTGAAACTTCATTTAGCAAGTCAATTTTGTGAACTTCCTTACATGTCATTTCCTCCAAATTCACCTACTTTTATGTCCAAAAATAGTTTTCTTGAATACTTAGGTAGTTATGTTTCCCATTTCAATGTTAATCCTTTGTATAAGCGTGCCGTTGAGTTTGCATTTTTCGATAAAGTTGATTGTAAATGGCATGTCAAGGCGATGAACATTGAAAAAAATGTTGTTGAGAATTATGTTGCTAGGTATCTTGTTGTTGCAACTGGTGAAAATAGTGAAGGTTTTGTTCCCAAAATAGAAGGATTGGATGGTTTTGGCGGAAAAATCATGCATTCTTGTGAGTATAGAAATGGCAAGAGTTTTGAGGATAAAGATGTTTTAGTAGTTGGTTGTGGAAATTCAGGTATGGAAATTGCCTATGATTTGTCTAATTGGGGTGCTCGGACCTCCATCGTTGTTCGTAGCGCT GTACACGTTCTCACGAAGGAAATGGTCCAAATGGGGATGTTTCTATTGAAATACATTCCTTGTAGTATAGTTGACCAAATGGTGATGATGTTAAGCAAATTAACACATGGAGATCTATCAGTATTTGGGTTAGATAGACCTAACAATGGTCCCTTTTATCTTAAGAAAACTACCGGTAGATCCCCAGTTATTGATGTTGGAACAGTGGATAAAATCAAACAAGAAGAAATCAAG ATTTTACCTTCgatcaagaaaatcaaaggaaattatGTTAAATTTACTGATGATAAGAGACAACGGTTTGATGCCTTGGTTTTTGCTACAGGGTACAAAAGCACAGTTACAAAATGGCTCAAG GATGATGGTGTGCTATTCAATGAAAGCGGAAAGCCAAAAAAAAGAAGTCCTTGTCACTGGAAAGCAGAGAAGGGTATTTATTGTGTAGGATTTGCAGGTGCTGGATTATTTGGAATTTCAACCAAGAATATAGCTGAAGATATCA GGGGAGTATTTCGAGATAGTAAAGGCGAATGGATAGCAGGTTTTAGTGGTAATGCCCATGCTTCCTCTCCCCTTCATACCGAGCTCGTGGCACTTTATGAAAGACTTCAAATGGCAAATAGCAGGAAATTCTTCCCTCTGGAGATTGAAACAGATAGTACAGAGGTAATAGAATGTTTAGCAAATGGAAGAGACACTCACTCTGCTACTATCTATCGTTTTGTTAATCTCCTTGTTGTGTTACTGGACAATATCAATAGTACTACTGTCGTTAGGAAAGAAGTTGATGCTAGGTACTGTAATATCTAG
- the LOC132622272 gene encoding probable indole-3-pyruvate monooxygenase YUCCA11, with the protein MKQETVVLIVGAGPAGIATSACLNLKNIPNIILEKDDSFASLWRKRSYDRLKLHLANQFCELPYMSFPPNSPTFVSKTGFIEYLDNYVSNFNVHPLYQRTVESAFLDNVDCKWHVKAMNIEKNIVENYVASFLVVATGENSEGFVPKIEGLDEFDGRIMHSSEYGNGKSFEEKDVLVVGCGNSGMEIAYDLSNWGARAFIVVRSPVHVLTKEMIQMGMFLLKYIPCNVVDQMVTLLSRLTYGDLSVFGLTRPNKGPFYLKKATGKSPVIDVGTLNKIKQEEIKVLPSIRKIEENYVKFTNGKRTQFDALVFATGYKSTVTKWLKDDGLLFNENGKPKKGSPCHWKGEKRIYCVGFASAGLFGISSDAKNVAEDINRILMHI; encoded by the exons aTGAAGCAAGAAACAGTTGTGCTCATTGTTGGAGCTGGCCCTGCTGGCATAGCTACTTCTGCTTGTCTAAATCTGAAAAATATTCCTAATATAATTTTAGAAAAAGATGACTCTTTTGCTTCTTTATGGAGAAAAAGGTCTTATGATAGGTTGAAACTTCACTTAGCAAATCAATTTTGTGAACTTCCTTACATGTCATTTCCTCCAAATTCACCTACTTTTGTGTCCAAAACTGGTTTTATTGAATACTTAGataattatgtttcaaattttaATGTTCATCCCTTGTATCAACGTACTGTCGAGTCTGCATTTTTGGATAATGTTGATTGTAAATGGCATGTTAAGGCGATGAACATCGAAAAAAATATCGTTGAGAATTATGTTGCTAGCTTTCTTGTTGTTGCAACTGGAGAAAATAGTGAAggttttgttccaaaaattgaaGGGTTAGATGAGTTTGATGGAAGGATCATGCATTCAAGTGAGTACGGAAATGGCAAAAGTTTTGAGGAGAAAGATGTTTTAGTAGTTGGTTGTGGAAATTCTGGTATGGAAATTGCCTATGATTTGTCCAATTGGGGTGCTCGGGCCTTCATTGTTGTTCGTAGCCCC GTACACGTTCTCACCAAGGAAATGATCCAAATGGGAATGTTTCTATTGAAATACATTCCTTGTAATGTTGTCGACCAAATGGTGACGTTGTTAAGTAGATTAACATATGGTGATCTTTCTGTCTTTGGGCTAACTAGGCCTAACAAGGGTCCCTTTTATCTTAAGAAAGCTACTGGTAAATCGCCTGTTATTGATGTTGGAACattgaacaaaatcaaacaagAAGAAATCAAG GTTTTACCTTCGATCaggaaaatagaagaaaattatgTTAAATTTACTAATGGTAAGAGAACACAATTTGATGCGTTGGTTTTTGCTACGGGGTACAAAAGCACAGTTACAAAATGGCTCAAG GATGATGGTTTGCTATTCAATGAAAATGGGAAGCCAAAAAAGGGAAGTCCTTGTCACTGGAAAGGGGAGAAACGTATTTATTGCGTTGGATTTGCAAGTGCTGGTTTATTTGGAATTTCATCTGATGCTAAGAATGTAGCTGAAGATATCAATAGGATTTTGATGCACATTTGA